One segment of Comamonas thiooxydans DNA contains the following:
- a CDS encoding ABC transporter permease subunit produces MKNNKTLHWILGGIGLLVLPLILQYFGNAWVRIADLALLYVMLALGLNIVVGYAGLLDLGYVAFYAVGAYMFALMASPHLAETFEGFVAMFPNGLHTSIWLVIPLGMLLAACTGVLLGLPVLRLRGDYLAIVTLGFGEIIRIFLNNLDQPVNITNGPKGIGQIDSVKIFGFDLAKRHEIFGYDISSVTLYYYLFLVLVLATIVICYRLQDSRIGRAWMAIREDEIAAKAMGINVRNMKLLAFGMGASFGGVAGSMFGAFQGFVSPESFSLMESVMIVAMVVLGGLGHIPGVILGAVLLSALPEVLRYVAGPLQQMTDGRLDASILRQLLIALAMIVIMLMRPRGLWPTPEHAKSLDRQS; encoded by the coding sequence ATGAAGAACAACAAGACACTCCACTGGATTCTGGGCGGCATAGGCCTGCTGGTGCTGCCGCTGATCCTGCAGTATTTCGGCAATGCCTGGGTGCGCATTGCCGATCTGGCCCTGCTCTACGTGATGCTGGCGCTGGGCCTGAACATCGTGGTCGGCTACGCCGGCCTGCTGGATCTGGGCTATGTGGCTTTCTATGCCGTGGGCGCCTATATGTTTGCGCTCATGGCATCGCCGCATCTGGCCGAGACCTTCGAAGGCTTTGTGGCCATGTTTCCCAACGGGCTGCACACCTCGATCTGGCTGGTGATTCCGCTAGGAATGCTGCTGGCTGCCTGTACGGGGGTGTTGCTGGGGCTGCCGGTGTTGCGGCTGCGCGGGGACTATCTGGCCATCGTGACGCTGGGCTTCGGCGAGATCATCCGCATCTTCCTGAACAATCTGGACCAGCCCGTCAACATCACCAACGGCCCCAAGGGCATTGGCCAGATCGATTCGGTCAAGATCTTCGGCTTCGACCTGGCCAAGCGGCATGAGATCTTCGGCTACGACATCTCCTCCGTCACGCTGTACTACTACCTGTTTCTGGTGCTGGTGCTGGCCACCATCGTGATCTGCTACCGCTTGCAGGATTCGCGCATAGGCCGTGCCTGGATGGCGATCCGGGAGGATGAAATCGCCGCCAAGGCCATGGGCATCAATGTACGCAATATGAAGCTGCTGGCCTTCGGCATGGGCGCTTCGTTTGGCGGCGTGGCAGGTTCCATGTTCGGCGCCTTCCAGGGCTTTGTATCGCCCGAGTCCTTCAGCCTCATGGAGTCCGTGATGATTGTGGCCATGGTCGTGCTCGGCGGTCTGGGCCATATTCCCGGCGTGATTCTGGGGGCGGTGCTGCTCTCGGCCCTGCCCGAGGTGCTGCGCTATGTGGCCGGGCCGCTGCAGCAGATGACCGATGGACGCCTCGATGCTTCCATCCTGCGCCAGTTGCTGATTGCCCTGGCCATGATCGTCATCATGCTGATGCGCCCGCGCGGCCTGTGGCCCACGCCCGAGCATGCCAAAAGCCTGGACCGTCAGTCCTGA
- a CDS encoding ABC transporter ATP-binding protein, with protein sequence MAESTTSAVLHVSDISKRFGGLQALSGVSMKIDRGQVYGLIGPNGAGKTTFFNVITGLYTPDTGKFELAGKPYEPTAVHKVARAGIARTFQNIRLFAEMTALENVMVGRHVRTHSGLLGAVFRTKGFKAEEAAIRARSRELLDYVGIGKYADFKARTLSYGDQRRLEIARALATDPQLIALDEPAAGMNATEKLQLRELIDRIRNDHRTILLIEHDVKLVMGLCDRVTVLDYGKPIAEGTPAEVQKNEKVIEAYLGTGGH encoded by the coding sequence ATGGCAGAGAGCACGACTTCCGCAGTCCTTCATGTCTCGGACATCTCCAAGCGCTTTGGCGGTTTGCAGGCACTGTCCGGTGTGAGCATGAAGATTGATAGAGGCCAGGTCTATGGCCTGATCGGCCCCAATGGCGCAGGCAAGACCACGTTTTTCAACGTGATCACCGGCCTCTATACGCCAGACACCGGCAAATTCGAGCTGGCCGGAAAGCCCTATGAGCCGACGGCGGTGCACAAGGTAGCCAGGGCCGGCATTGCACGGACCTTCCAGAACATCCGGCTGTTTGCCGAGATGACGGCACTGGAGAACGTCATGGTCGGGCGCCATGTGCGCACGCATTCCGGTCTGCTCGGGGCGGTGTTCCGCACCAAGGGCTTCAAGGCCGAGGAGGCCGCGATTCGCGCCCGCTCCCGTGAGTTGCTCGACTATGTCGGCATTGGCAAATATGCGGATTTCAAGGCGCGCACCTTGTCCTATGGCGATCAGCGCCGCCTGGAGATTGCCCGTGCACTGGCGACGGACCCGCAGCTGATTGCGCTGGATGAGCCGGCCGCCGGCATGAACGCGACCGAGAAGCTGCAACTGCGTGAGCTGATTGACCGCATTCGCAACGACCACCGCACCATCCTGCTCATCGAGCATGATGTGAAGCTGGTCATGGGCCTGTGCGACCGCGTGACGGTGCTGGACTATGGCAAGCCGATTGCCGAAGGCACGCCTGCCGAAGTGCAGAAGAATGAAAAAGTGATTGAAGCCTATCTGGGCACGGGAGGCCATTGA
- a CDS encoding ABC transporter ATP-binding protein, translating into MQDQVLEQAQASKSAAPVLLQVKGLKVGYGGIQAVKGVDFQVHQGELVSLIGSNGAGKTTTMKAVTRGLPIADGEILYLGQSIKGKGAWDLVAEGLVMVPEGRGVFARMTITENLLMGAYTRKDKAGIQADIERMFGIFPRLKERKDQLAGTMSGGEQQMLAMARALMSQPKVLLLDEPSMGLSPIMVDKIFEVVSDVYALGVTMVLVEQNASRALALADRGYVMESGIITMTGPGQTLLSDPRVRAAYLGE; encoded by the coding sequence ATGCAGGATCAAGTGCTGGAACAGGCGCAGGCCTCCAAATCCGCAGCCCCGGTATTGCTGCAGGTGAAGGGCCTGAAGGTGGGCTATGGCGGCATTCAGGCTGTCAAGGGCGTGGACTTTCAGGTGCATCAGGGTGAGCTGGTGTCGCTGATCGGCTCCAACGGCGCGGGCAAAACCACGACCATGAAGGCCGTCACGCGAGGGCTGCCGATTGCCGATGGCGAAATTCTCTATCTGGGCCAAAGCATCAAGGGCAAGGGCGCCTGGGATCTGGTGGCCGAAGGCTTGGTCATGGTGCCCGAGGGGCGCGGCGTGTTCGCACGCATGACGATTACCGAAAACCTGCTCATGGGTGCCTACACGCGCAAGGACAAGGCTGGCATACAGGCGGATATCGAGCGTATGTTCGGCATCTTTCCGCGCCTGAAGGAGCGCAAGGATCAGCTGGCGGGCACCATGTCTGGGGGCGAGCAGCAGATGCTGGCCATGGCGCGCGCGCTCATGAGCCAGCCCAAGGTGCTGCTGCTGGACGAGCCGTCCATGGGCCTGTCACCCATCATGGTGGATAAGATCTTCGAGGTGGTCAGCGATGTCTATGCGCTGGGTGTGACCATGGTGCTGGTGGAGCAGAACGCCAGTCGCGCGCTGGCGCTGGCCGATAGAGGTTATGTCATGGAGTCCGGCATCATCACCATGACGGGGCCGGGCCAGACCTTGCTGAGCGATCCGCGCGTGCGAGCGGCCTACCTGGGTGAGTAA
- a CDS encoding DUF47 domain-containing protein gives MLFGKLLPREGNFFEMFNQHADRIVEAAHAFSQLVANYNDPHLREKYNADVDNAERAADRVTHDVTKLLHKTFITPLDREHIHSLINTMDDVADLIQDSAETMALYDVRHMTDEITRLTDLCVRCCERLRDAVKLLDRLSDPTIVDAASKTCDEIDRLEGDADRVMRAAMSKLFREEPDVREVIKLKAIYELLETITDRCEDVANLIEGIVLENS, from the coding sequence ATGCTGTTTGGCAAGCTATTGCCGCGCGAAGGCAATTTTTTCGAGATGTTCAATCAACATGCGGACCGCATCGTTGAAGCAGCTCATGCTTTCTCGCAACTCGTTGCAAATTACAACGATCCCCATCTGCGCGAAAAATACAACGCCGATGTGGACAACGCCGAGCGCGCAGCCGACCGTGTGACCCATGACGTCACCAAGCTGTTGCACAAGACATTCATCACGCCCCTGGATCGCGAACATATCCACTCGCTGATCAACACCATGGACGACGTGGCCGACCTGATTCAGGACTCTGCCGAGACCATGGCCCTGTATGACGTGCGTCATATGACAGACGAAATCACTCGTCTGACCGATCTGTGCGTGCGCTGCTGCGAGCGTCTGCGTGATGCCGTCAAGCTGCTGGACCGCCTCTCCGATCCCACGATCGTGGATGCCGCCAGCAAGACCTGCGACGAAATCGACCGCCTGGAAGGCGATGCCGACCGCGTGATGCGCGCGGCCATGAGCAAGCTGTTCCGTGAAGAGCCCGATGTGCGTGAGGTGATCAAGCTCAAGGCCATCTATGAGCTGCTGGAAACCATCACGGACCGCTGCGAAGACGTGGCGAACCTGATCGAGGGCATCGTCCTCGAGAATTCCTGA
- a CDS encoding inorganic phosphate transporter translates to MEPVQAALWVVILLVVLALLFDFMNGFHDAANSIATVVSTGVLKPTQAVAFAAFFNVVAVFVFHLSVAATVGKGIVQPGIVDTHVVFGALVGAITWNVITWVYGIPSSSSHALIGGIVGAVIAKAGAGALIASGIWKTVAFIFVSPVLGFLLGSLMMVLVAWIFRRASPNRVDKWFRRLQLVSAGAYSLGHGGNDAQKTIGIIWLLLIATGYANAGDAEPPLWTIVSCYLAIGLGTMFGGWRIVKTMGQKITKLKPVGGFCAESGGALTLFFATFLGVPVSTTHTITGAIVGVGSTQRASAVRWGVAGNIVWAWILTIPASAFVASIAYWVSLQLY, encoded by the coding sequence ATGGAGCCGGTACAGGCAGCCCTCTGGGTTGTGATTTTGCTGGTGGTGCTCGCCTTGCTGTTCGATTTCATGAACGGCTTTCACGACGCTGCCAATTCGATTGCCACCGTGGTTTCCACGGGGGTTCTCAAGCCTACTCAGGCCGTGGCATTTGCCGCGTTCTTCAACGTTGTGGCGGTTTTCGTCTTCCACCTCAGTGTGGCGGCAACCGTGGGCAAGGGTATTGTTCAGCCGGGCATTGTGGACACGCATGTCGTGTTCGGTGCTCTGGTGGGTGCCATCACCTGGAACGTCATCACCTGGGTCTACGGCATTCCCAGCAGTTCCTCGCATGCCCTGATTGGCGGCATCGTGGGTGCGGTGATTGCCAAGGCCGGCGCGGGCGCGCTGATCGCCAGCGGTATCTGGAAGACAGTGGCCTTCATCTTCGTCTCTCCCGTGCTTGGCTTTTTGCTGGGTTCGCTGATGATGGTGCTGGTGGCCTGGATTTTCCGCCGGGCCAGCCCGAATCGCGTGGACAAGTGGTTCCGCCGTCTGCAACTGGTGTCTGCCGGTGCTTACAGTCTGGGTCACGGTGGTAACGATGCGCAAAAGACCATCGGCATCATCTGGCTGCTGCTGATTGCCACGGGTTATGCCAATGCCGGTGATGCCGAGCCTCCCCTGTGGACCATCGTGAGCTGCTATCTGGCCATCGGTCTGGGCACCATGTTTGGCGGCTGGCGCATCGTCAAGACCATGGGTCAGAAGATCACCAAGCTCAAGCCCGTTGGTGGCTTCTGCGCCGAATCCGGTGGCGCACTGACATTGTTCTTCGCCACCTTCCTGGGGGTTCCCGTCTCGACCACACACACCATTACCGGTGCCATCGTGGGCGTGGGTTCCACGCAGCGCGCGAGTGCCGTGCGCTGGGGAGTGGCAGGCAATATCGTCTGGGCATGGATTCTGACGATCCCTGCCAGCGCCTTTGTGGCATCCATTGCCTACTGGGTCAGCCTGCAACTGTATTGA
- a CDS encoding EAL domain-containing protein — MSATNEKSARSEVHGQNAFPAATSLVGVYGEQLFRILEQTSSGYVLLDAQNRAQRWNDGYLQIFPWLASVLKVGIPLQTALQAAATAAPANAAPALNHIAESHQTLIARQQANAQFQLPNGRKLNLSAHALSANYTVLACKELLPHGNEAEGLSFFDVLTNLPNRRLLLDRLSQAMIQSERTGWRGALLTIDMEPVAGPATSTGDSRDSQSCLAPNIAQRLLGCVRSCDTVARLDAAHFVIMVSDLSPDTEMTTVLVERLGERLQESLNGSYQLGNKSAMLEANIGATLFGPHSRSATELLQQAEIAMYRLRDEEARGLHFFSPELQVPANDRCRMEQDLREALRLGQFELHYQAQYSASGEVNGLEALLRWRHPRRGLVPPSIFLSVAEETDIIVPLGRWSIQAACEQLTRWKAEPQLGKLPICVNISAKQLRQADLAEQVQSILSQTGADPALLLLELSTQALTPSHADIVPTLTHLRTIGVRLSLDDFGGGSHMQEALQQLPLNQLKLSHSLVQRLGPNNAAEAAVQAAIALAARHQMTIVGAGVETLEQRALLAQHGCEHFMGYLLSPPTPVGQLRSLLQRQVVSSLQETVA; from the coding sequence ATGTCTGCAACCAACGAAAAGTCTGCCAGATCCGAAGTGCATGGGCAAAACGCCTTTCCGGCTGCCACCAGTCTGGTGGGTGTGTACGGAGAACAGCTTTTCCGCATTCTTGAGCAAACCAGCAGCGGCTATGTGTTGCTGGATGCCCAGAACCGGGCTCAGCGCTGGAATGATGGCTATCTGCAGATATTCCCCTGGCTGGCTTCCGTCCTCAAGGTAGGCATACCTCTGCAAACCGCTCTGCAAGCTGCCGCAACAGCAGCCCCGGCCAACGCTGCACCGGCCCTGAACCATATCGCCGAAAGTCATCAAACCCTGATTGCGCGCCAGCAAGCCAATGCCCAGTTTCAGCTGCCCAATGGGCGCAAGCTCAATCTGTCGGCTCACGCCCTATCGGCCAATTACACCGTGCTCGCCTGCAAGGAGCTGCTGCCTCATGGCAACGAGGCAGAAGGCCTTTCCTTCTTCGATGTGCTGACCAACCTGCCCAACCGGCGCCTGCTGCTGGACAGGCTGTCCCAGGCCATGATCCAGTCCGAGCGCACGGGCTGGCGCGGCGCCTTGCTGACCATAGACATGGAGCCGGTGGCGGGCCCGGCCACCAGCACGGGAGACAGCCGAGACAGCCAGTCCTGCCTGGCACCGAACATCGCACAGCGCCTGCTCGGCTGCGTACGGTCCTGCGATACCGTGGCCAGACTGGATGCCGCGCACTTCGTCATCATGGTCTCGGATCTGTCCCCGGATACCGAAATGACCACGGTGCTGGTGGAGCGTCTGGGAGAGCGTCTGCAGGAAAGCCTGAACGGGAGCTACCAACTCGGCAACAAAAGCGCGATGCTGGAGGCCAATATAGGCGCCACCCTGTTCGGCCCGCACTCCCGCTCGGCCACCGAGTTGCTGCAGCAGGCAGAGATTGCCATGTACCGTCTGCGCGATGAAGAGGCTCGCGGCCTGCACTTCTTCAGCCCCGAACTACAGGTTCCGGCCAACGACCGCTGCCGCATGGAACAGGATCTGCGAGAAGCCCTGCGCCTCGGCCAGTTCGAGCTGCATTACCAGGCCCAATACTCTGCCAGCGGCGAAGTCAACGGCCTGGAAGCCCTGCTGCGCTGGCGTCATCCCAGGCGAGGACTGGTACCACCGAGCATCTTTCTGTCCGTGGCAGAGGAGACCGACATCATCGTTCCGCTTGGTCGCTGGAGCATTCAGGCCGCCTGTGAACAATTGACCAGATGGAAAGCCGAGCCGCAACTGGGCAAGCTGCCCATCTGCGTCAACATCAGCGCCAAGCAGCTTCGGCAAGCGGATCTGGCCGAGCAAGTGCAGAGCATTCTCAGCCAAACAGGGGCCGACCCTGCACTACTGCTGCTGGAGCTTTCCACCCAAGCGCTGACCCCCTCGCACGCGGATATCGTTCCGACCCTCACCCATCTTCGCACCATAGGTGTGCGGCTGTCACTCGACGATTTTGGTGGCGGCTCCCATATGCAGGAAGCGCTGCAGCAGCTCCCCCTGAACCAGCTCAAGCTCTCGCATTCCCTGGTGCAACGCCTGGGCCCCAACAATGCCGCCGAGGCCGCCGTGCAGGCGGCCATCGCGCTGGCTGCCCGCCATCAGATGACGATCGTCGGCGCAGGGGTTGAAACCCTGGAGCAGCGTGCCCTGCTGGCGCAGCATGGCTGCGAGCACTTCATGGGCTATCTGCTCAGCCCCCCGACACCGGTCGGCCAACTCAGGTCGCTGCTGCAGCGACAGGTTGTATCCAGCCTGCAGGAAACCGTGGCCTGA
- a CDS encoding TM2 domain-containing protein — MNQLAPASTPAPRPKNKTIASWLALIGGPLGLHRFYLHGLGDWLGWLLPIPTALGIYGIERVQQLGQDDRLSWLLIPLLGFTIAGCALRAILYGLMEQGNWNRLFNPSIEADAPAGRTRWATIFAVSLSLMLGATVLMASIAYSFQHYFEYQVEEARKISQ, encoded by the coding sequence ATGAACCAACTTGCTCCCGCCTCGACCCCGGCCCCTCGCCCCAAAAACAAGACGATCGCCTCCTGGCTGGCCTTGATCGGCGGGCCGCTGGGGCTGCATCGCTTCTACCTGCACGGACTTGGGGACTGGCTGGGCTGGCTGCTGCCCATTCCCACGGCACTCGGCATCTACGGCATCGAGCGCGTACAGCAGCTGGGGCAGGACGACAGACTGAGCTGGCTGCTGATCCCACTGCTCGGCTTCACCATTGCGGGCTGCGCCCTGCGTGCCATTCTCTATGGCCTGATGGAGCAGGGAAACTGGAACCGGCTCTTCAATCCCTCGATAGAGGCCGACGCGCCCGCGGGACGTACCCGATGGGCCACGATTTTTGCCGTAAGCCTGTCCCTGATGCTGGGAGCCACCGTGCTGATGGCCAGCATCGCCTACAGCTTCCAGCACTACTTCGAATATCAGGTCGAAGAGGCGCGCAAGATTTCGCAGTAG
- the rpsP gene encoding 30S ribosomal protein S16 produces the protein MVVIRLSRGGSKARPFYNIVAADKRVRRDGAFIERLGFYNPSARGAEEGLRLALDRVNYWKSVGAQTSDTAERLIKEAAKKVAA, from the coding sequence ATGGTTGTTATTCGTCTCTCCCGCGGCGGCTCTAAGGCTCGTCCTTTCTACAACATCGTTGCAGCTGACAAGCGCGTGCGTCGCGACGGTGCTTTCATCGAACGTCTGGGTTTCTACAACCCTAGCGCTCGTGGCGCCGAAGAAGGCCTGCGTCTGGCTCTGGACCGCGTGAACTACTGGAAGAGCGTTGGTGCTCAAACTTCCGATACGGCTGAACGCCTGATCAAGGAAGCTGCAAAGAAGGTTGCTGCCTAA
- the rimM gene encoding ribosome maturation factor RimM (Essential for efficient processing of 16S rRNA) — MSHMPVLQATSLPADAIEVGRIADAWGIKGWFKVHAFSSAPEALFAAKDWFLQPAEKGAKHFAGTVVLPVKQARFHADTIVATSLEVADRNAAEALRGARIFVAREHFPKTDDGEFYWVDLMGLQVVNREGVALGVVKDLMATGPQTVLVLGYEQDGKEQERLIPFVDAYVDSVDLAGKKIVADWQPDY; from the coding sequence ATGAGCCACATGCCTGTTCTTCAAGCCACGAGCTTGCCTGCTGATGCCATCGAAGTCGGTCGCATTGCCGATGCCTGGGGAATCAAGGGCTGGTTCAAGGTTCATGCCTTCAGCAGCGCCCCCGAAGCCCTGTTTGCCGCCAAGGACTGGTTTTTGCAGCCGGCGGAAAAAGGGGCCAAGCATTTCGCGGGCACCGTGGTTCTGCCCGTCAAGCAGGCCCGCTTCCATGCCGACACCATCGTGGCCACCTCGCTGGAGGTTGCCGACCGCAATGCCGCCGAGGCACTGCGCGGCGCCCGCATCTTTGTGGCGCGCGAGCATTTCCCCAAGACCGATGACGGCGAGTTCTACTGGGTGGACCTGATGGGCCTGCAGGTGGTAAACCGCGAAGGCGTGGCACTGGGCGTGGTCAAGGACTTGATGGCCACAGGCCCACAGACCGTGCTGGTGCTGGGCTATGAACAGGACGGCAAGGAGCAGGAGCGCCTGATTCCCTTTGTCGATGCCTATGTGGACTCGGTGGATCTGGCGGGCAAGAAAATCGTGGCCGACTGGCAGCCTGACTATTGA
- the trmD gene encoding tRNA (guanosine(37)-N1)-methyltransferase TrmD, with translation MRFDIITLFPELFAPFLESGVTRRAYSSGQVAVHLWNPRDWAEGNYRRVDDRPFGGGPGMVMMAEPLQHCLEAIRAARVEADAREQAEPAPVVLFSPIGTTLKHAVVADWAESRGAVLLCGRYEGIDQRFIDRNVTHQLSLGDFVLSGGELAAMVLLDSLARLQPGVLNDEGSFQQDSFNPALDGLLDCPHYTRPEVWNDQEVPVELLSGHHANIERWRRDQRLRITAEHRPELIEQARQQGLLNAKDEGFLAKTASKL, from the coding sequence ATGCGTTTTGACATCATTACACTGTTCCCTGAACTGTTCGCACCGTTTCTTGAGAGTGGGGTGACACGTCGTGCCTACAGCTCTGGCCAGGTGGCAGTGCATCTGTGGAATCCGCGTGACTGGGCCGAAGGCAATTACCGCCGTGTGGATGATCGTCCATTTGGCGGAGGCCCCGGCATGGTGATGATGGCCGAGCCGCTGCAGCATTGCCTTGAGGCGATTCGCGCAGCCCGCGTCGAGGCTGATGCGCGGGAGCAGGCAGAGCCTGCCCCTGTGGTGTTGTTCTCACCCATAGGTACGACCCTCAAGCATGCCGTGGTGGCCGATTGGGCCGAAAGCCGGGGGGCGGTGCTGCTCTGTGGTCGCTATGAGGGCATTGACCAGCGTTTCATTGATAGAAATGTCACCCATCAACTGAGTCTGGGTGACTTTGTGCTTTCGGGCGGTGAACTGGCAGCCATGGTGCTGCTGGACTCTTTGGCGCGTCTGCAGCCCGGTGTGCTCAACGATGAAGGCAGCTTTCAACAGGACAGCTTCAATCCTGCACTTGACGGTTTGCTGGACTGCCCCCACTACACGCGCCCGGAGGTCTGGAATGACCAGGAGGTGCCGGTGGAACTGCTCTCCGGCCATCATGCCAATATCGAGCGCTGGCGTCGCGATCAACGCCTGCGCATCACGGCAGAACACAGGCCCGAGCTGATAGAGCAAGCCCGCCAACAGGGGCTGCTCAATGCCAAGGATGAAGGGTTTTTGGCAAAAACAGCGTCCAAGCTATAA
- the rplS gene encoding 50S ribosomal protein L19, whose protein sequence is MNLIQTLEQEEIARLNKTIPEFAPGDTVIVSVNVVEGSRKRVQAYEGVVIAKRNRGLNSGFTVRKISSGEGVERTFQTYSPLIAKIEVKRRGDVRRAKLYYLRERSGKSARIKEKLPQRVNKTAAAAE, encoded by the coding sequence ATGAATCTGATCCAGACCCTCGAGCAAGAAGAAATCGCTCGCCTGAACAAGACCATCCCCGAATTCGCCCCCGGTGACACCGTCATCGTGAGCGTGAATGTGGTGGAAGGTAGCCGTAAGCGCGTGCAGGCTTACGAAGGCGTGGTGATTGCCAAGCGTAATCGCGGCCTGAACAGCGGCTTCACAGTGCGCAAGATCTCCAGCGGCGAAGGCGTGGAACGTACGTTCCAGACCTACTCTCCCCTGATCGCCAAGATCGAAGTCAAGCGTCGCGGTGATGTGCGCCGTGCCAAGCTGTACTACCTGCGTGAGCGTAGCGGCAAGTCTGCTCGTATCAAGGAAAAGCTGCCCCAGCGTGTTAACAAGACTGCTGCTGCAGCCGAGTAA